In Trichocoleus desertorum NBK24, the following are encoded in one genomic region:
- a CDS encoding nucleoside deaminase, translating into MTTQYSMPPEELKSANLHTPTDLDEQMIDKVLEEANRAIDQGKAGVGALILWRGEILALGHNTFEETGDMTAHGEMTVLRQAARRLSQMSPEEKADLSIYVTLEPCLMCLSAISFVGIKRVVYSALAEDANEEQWVARGISVDKLNSSLVRGPLELVAGVKREAGKAILARMHKRS; encoded by the coding sequence GTGACCACCCAATATTCCATGCCACCAGAGGAGCTGAAGTCAGCCAACCTGCACACTCCCACAGATCTGGATGAGCAAATGATCGATAAGGTCTTGGAAGAAGCCAACCGAGCGATTGACCAAGGCAAAGCAGGCGTCGGAGCCTTGATTTTATGGCGTGGCGAAATTTTGGCTTTAGGACACAATACGTTTGAAGAAACAGGTGACATGACCGCTCATGGTGAGATGACGGTGCTACGTCAGGCGGCCAGACGTTTGAGCCAGATGAGTCCAGAGGAGAAAGCAGACCTCAGCATCTACGTCACCCTAGAGCCTTGCTTGATGTGCTTGTCAGCTATTTCGTTTGTGGGCATTAAGCGCGTGGTTTATTCGGCCTTAGCGGAGGATGCCAATGAGGAGCAATGGGTGGCGCGTGGCATCAGTGTTGATAAGCTCAACTCTTCGCTGGTCAGGGGGCCGTTGGAGTTGGTAGCTGGAGTTAAACGGGAAGCGGGTAAAGCGATTTTGGCCCGAATGCACAAACGCTCCTAA